A single window of Treponema denticola ATCC 35405 DNA harbors:
- a CDS encoding metal ABC transporter permease — MNMEIILIAIIVSASCALCGVFLVLRRMSLMGDAISHSIIIGIVLGFFISKTLSSSIPLIGAVIAGMASVIFTEVLQKTKLIKSDAAIGLVFPFLFSLGVILVSLYAGNVHLDTDSVLLGELAFAPFDRISFFSVSFPKSLVQMICILLFDFVFIVVFFKELKLTTFDPNLAKSLGFSPSIMHYGLMFAVSLTCVGAFDSVGAVLVTALMIAPAAAALLLTNSLFYMIIISIVIASASSICGFYLAVKIDGSISGSMAAMTGVFFLLAYLFSPKDGLVKRRAEQKNLKIDFAVKMLIVHLLHHQGKENMISECREEHLCEHINWTEKKAHAVVFAAKRLGYIKKENGLLLLSPLGRQEAEKSITNI; from the coding sequence ATGAATATGGAAATAATATTAATTGCAATTATTGTCTCTGCCTCATGTGCTCTCTGCGGAGTATTTCTAGTCTTAAGGAGAATGTCTTTGATGGGTGATGCAATAAGCCATTCTATCATAATAGGAATCGTATTAGGCTTTTTTATAAGTAAAACCTTATCTTCAAGCATACCATTGATAGGAGCCGTTATAGCCGGAATGGCCTCGGTTATCTTTACCGAAGTCTTGCAAAAGACAAAACTTATAAAAAGCGATGCAGCCATAGGGCTTGTTTTTCCATTTTTATTCAGCCTTGGAGTTATTTTGGTTTCACTCTATGCAGGAAATGTTCATTTGGATACGGATTCGGTTTTATTGGGAGAATTAGCCTTTGCACCCTTTGACCGTATAAGTTTTTTTTCGGTTTCATTCCCAAAAAGCTTGGTTCAAATGATCTGTATTCTTTTATTCGATTTTGTTTTTATCGTAGTTTTTTTTAAAGAATTAAAACTGACAACATTTGATCCTAACTTAGCAAAATCATTAGGCTTTTCACCTTCAATTATGCATTACGGTCTAATGTTTGCAGTGAGCCTTACCTGTGTGGGTGCATTTGATTCGGTTGGAGCCGTTTTAGTTACAGCCTTGATGATTGCACCTGCCGCTGCAGCCCTATTATTAACAAACAGTCTTTTTTATATGATAATAATTTCAATTGTTATTGCTTCGGCATCATCGATATGCGGCTTTTACCTTGCAGTAAAAATAGACGGAAGTATATCCGGCTCAATGGCTGCAATGACAGGCGTCTTTTTTTTACTTGCCTACCTATTCTCTCCAAAAGACGGATTGGTAAAACGAAGGGCCGAACAAAAAAATCTAAAAATAGATTTTGCCGTAAAAATGCTCATTGTTCATCTTCTGCACCATCAAGGTAAAGAAAATATGATCAGTGAGTGTAGAGAAGAACATTTATGTGAACACATTAACTGGACGGAAAAAAAGGCCCATGCAGTAGTATTTGCAGCAAAACGGCTGGGATATATAAAAAAAGAAAACGGTTTACTTCTTTTGTCTCCATTAGGAAGACAGGAGGCGGAAAAATCAATAACAAATATTTAA
- a CDS encoding metal-dependent transcriptional regulator: protein MKISQITTENYLKAIVKFLSESDKEKITTGELAKLLHVTPGTATSMAKKLEKEKYIEYQNRIGCRLTEKGKKYGLNILRRHRLIETFLFQTLKMDGKNIHNEAENLEHAASDLLIDKIDKYLGHPKRDPHGAMIPRKNQKEYTCTDSSLDKVKCGIEYSISRLTGTDAQFEYYKTINLKLNSKIILQNKNEESGLAEIIIDGNKISCSTMILKNIFVEKIII from the coding sequence GTGAAAATCTCGCAAATTACAACCGAAAATTATTTAAAAGCTATCGTCAAATTTTTGTCGGAAAGTGATAAAGAAAAAATTACCACCGGTGAACTTGCAAAACTATTACATGTTACTCCCGGTACGGCAACATCAATGGCAAAGAAACTTGAAAAAGAAAAATACATAGAATATCAAAACCGGATAGGATGCAGGCTAACCGAAAAAGGTAAAAAGTACGGTCTTAATATTTTAAGGAGGCATAGATTAATTGAAACCTTTTTATTTCAGACACTTAAAATGGACGGAAAAAACATTCATAATGAGGCAGAGAATTTAGAACATGCAGCCTCGGATCTTTTAATAGATAAAATAGACAAATATTTAGGACATCCTAAAAGGGATCCCCATGGAGCAATGATACCCAGAAAAAATCAAAAGGAATATACATGTACAGATTCAAGTTTAGATAAAGTAAAATGCGGAATAGAATATTCGATATCAAGACTTACAGGAACGGATGCTCAATTTGAATATTATAAAACAATAAATTTAAAATTAAATTCAAAAATCATACTTCAAAATAAAAATGAAGAAAGCGGTTTAGCCGAGATAATAATAGATGGGAATAAAATATCTTGTTCCACGATGATTTTAAAAAATATATTTGTCGAAAAAATTATTATTTAG